A genomic region of Desulfosarcina ovata subsp. ovata contains the following coding sequences:
- a CDS encoding DUF1786 family protein: MGRYLMLDIGAGTLDILYYDTDQDLHYKAVVRSPVRVLADAVRRTTGDLLVTGGEMGGGPVSQALIDRAATAAVVMSEPAAATIHHDRDRVSAHGIRVVAASEADRLKTDTRFAQVRTADIQPGRLQQIVEGFGVPFAFDAVAICAQDHGAAPAGVSHLDFRHNLFTAALETDPVPQALLYRSGDVPETMNRLSTIARDAEGLPAERVYVMDSGMAAILGASKDRQADGKTRILVLDIATSHTVGAAMEAGVLCGFFEYHTKDVSAALLDRLLRALPEGRLSHRQILDEGGHGAYTRHAFGYDAVEMILATGPRRRLIADARVPVTWGAPWGDNMMTGTVGLLEAVRLREGLPPIDYL, from the coding sequence ATGGGACGCTATCTCATGCTGGACATCGGTGCCGGCACCCTTGACATTTTATACTACGATACGGATCAGGATCTGCATTACAAAGCCGTGGTTCGCTCACCGGTGCGGGTGCTGGCCGATGCCGTCCGAAGGACCACCGGCGATCTACTGGTGACCGGTGGTGAGATGGGGGGCGGGCCGGTTTCCCAGGCCCTGATCGACCGTGCGGCAACCGCAGCGGTGGTGATGTCGGAACCCGCCGCGGCAACCATCCATCATGACCGCGACCGGGTCAGCGCCCACGGTATCCGGGTGGTTGCGGCCAGCGAGGCCGACCGGTTGAAAACTGACACCCGCTTCGCCCAGGTGCGCACGGCCGATATCCAGCCGGGGCGGTTGCAGCAGATCGTGGAGGGCTTCGGGGTGCCTTTTGCCTTTGATGCCGTGGCCATCTGCGCCCAGGATCACGGTGCCGCGCCTGCCGGTGTGTCGCACCTCGACTTTCGCCACAACCTGTTTACTGCAGCCCTGGAAACGGATCCGGTTCCCCAGGCCTTACTTTACCGATCCGGCGACGTGCCGGAAACCATGAACCGGCTGTCCACCATTGCCCGTGACGCCGAGGGCCTGCCCGCCGAACGGGTCTATGTGATGGATTCGGGCATGGCGGCCATTCTGGGAGCTTCCAAGGACCGGCAGGCCGATGGCAAAACGCGTATTCTGGTGCTCGATATCGCCACTTCGCATACGGTGGGAGCGGCCATGGAGGCGGGTGTGCTGTGCGGATTTTTTGAATACCACACCAAGGATGTCTCTGCCGCGCTGCTGGACCGGCTTCTCCGGGCGCTTCCCGAGGGCCGGCTTTCCCATCGACAGATTCTCGATGAAGGCGGTCACGGTGCATACACCCGCCATGCCTTCGGTTACGATGCGGTCGAAATGATTCTGGCCACCGGGCCCCGGCGGCGGCTGATCGCTGACGCCCGCGTGCCGGTGACATGGGGGGCCCCGTGGGGTGACAACATGATGACCGGTACGGTGGGCCTGTTGGAAGCGGTACGCTTGCGGGAAGGACTTCCGCCGATCGACTACCTATGA
- a CDS encoding hotdog fold thioesterase codes for MMMDPTRAAAIDAHIQNDAFMRFLGAEVAIVSPGHSRVSLTVTEQMTNFHGITHGGVVFALGDLAFAAASNSRGQTAVALNVSITFLNPSKVGDRLVAEARECHRGGRTGLYEITVMDATSDTLIARSQDLVYRKKEWFVAPEPE; via the coding sequence ATGATGATGGATCCAACGCGGGCAGCGGCCATCGATGCCCACATCCAAAACGATGCGTTCATGCGTTTTCTTGGCGCTGAAGTGGCAATTGTTTCACCGGGGCACAGTCGGGTTTCGCTGACGGTCACCGAACAGATGACCAACTTTCACGGCATCACCCATGGCGGTGTCGTTTTTGCGTTGGGGGATTTGGCCTTTGCCGCGGCCAGCAACTCCCGGGGGCAGACCGCCGTGGCCCTCAATGTGAGCATTACCTTTCTCAACCCGTCCAAGGTGGGTGACCGTTTGGTGGCCGAGGCCAGGGAATGCCACAGGGGCGGTCGAACCGGGCTTTACGAAATTACGGTGATGGACGCGACAAGCGATACACTCATCGCCCGCAGCCAGGATCTGGTTTACCGCAAGAAGGAGTGGTTTGTTGCCCCGGAGCCGGAGTAA
- a CDS encoding thioesterase family protein, which translates to MRKKTRLEYDGKIQERGVNGLTSLHAGNTWKCATCPNMPENIRSMGLLADRPRHEKRDDFKSGEIMHNTEIRIRGYHLDLFGHVNNARYLEFLEEARWAIFDDKLNLEDLARGGFAFTVVSLPYTFKKLITI; encoded by the coding sequence ATGCGTAAAAAAACCCGCCTTGAATACGACGGAAAAATTCAAGAAAGGGGGGTTAATGGATTGACATCCCTTCATGCAGGAAATACGTGGAAGTGTGCCACCTGCCCCAACATGCCGGAGAATATCCGCAGCATGGGCTTACTCGCTGACCGGCCACGACATGAAAAGCGCGATGACTTCAAAAGCGGAGAAATAATGCACAACACTGAGATCAGGATAAGAGGGTATCATCTGGATTTGTTCGGACATGTCAACAACGCCCGTTATCTGGAGTTTCTGGAAGAAGCCCGTTGGGCGATTTTTGACGACAAACTGAACCTTGAAGATCTGGCCAGGGGTGGGTTTGCGTTTACCGTGGTTTCACTACCGTACACTTTTAAAAAACTTATAACTATATGA
- a CDS encoding transposase has translation MNDCKSIYRKVNDFVKLFYPVELKGNLLRNMNTLATMITGIIIGKETQLPKIALNVPENIKVPSTEKRIKRLLINEKVTEQTYFLPFIQNVLAHLGLEEIVLAIDGSLVGRGCICLMISLIYNGRALPLAFKIVEGKKGHLPEDMHVEVVKKLHPLIPESTRQVIFLGDGEFDGTTLQQTLAKFGWKYVCRTAYNITIYADNESFQIDILATILPKGHCKGMKNCQFTNKKYGPVTAVAWWGSDHNEPIFLVTNFKSAEKACDYYAKRFTIETFFSDQKSRGFNIAKSHLSCPKRLTRLMMASCLAYLWVIFFWDSRFFDWLVQTDPSFGSM, from the coding sequence ATGAATGACTGCAAATCGATTTATAGAAAAGTCAACGATTTTGTCAAACTTTTCTACCCGGTGGAACTCAAAGGAAATCTCCTGAGAAACATGAACACGCTGGCAACAATGATCACGGGCATCATTATCGGCAAAGAAACCCAGTTACCAAAGATCGCACTCAATGTACCCGAAAATATTAAAGTGCCCAGCACCGAAAAACGCATCAAGCGCCTGCTCATCAACGAAAAGGTTACCGAGCAAACCTACTTTCTACCCTTCATACAAAACGTATTGGCCCACCTTGGTCTTGAAGAAATCGTCCTGGCCATTGACGGCAGTCTGGTTGGACGCGGGTGTATTTGTTTGATGATCAGTTTGATTTACAATGGCCGCGCGTTGCCACTAGCCTTCAAAATCGTTGAGGGTAAAAAAGGCCATCTGCCTGAAGACATGCATGTTGAGGTGGTAAAGAAACTGCATCCATTGATCCCCGAATCCACTCGTCAGGTAATCTTTCTGGGAGATGGTGAGTTTGACGGCACAACGCTTCAGCAAACACTGGCCAAGTTTGGGTGGAAATATGTTTGCCGCACGGCATATAATATTACCATCTACGCCGATAATGAATCTTTTCAGATCGACATCCTTGCCACTATACTGCCCAAGGGCCATTGCAAAGGGATGAAAAACTGCCAGTTCACCAACAAAAAATATGGCCCGGTAACTGCGGTGGCCTGGTGGGGGAGCGATCACAATGAGCCCATATTCCTGGTAACCAATTTTAAATCGGCTGAAAAAGCATGCGACTACTATGCGAAGCGCTTTACGATTGAAACGTTTTTCAGTGATCAAAAAAGCCGAGGGTTCAATATCGCCAAGAGCCATCTTTCTTGTCCCAAGCGGTTAACCCGACTGATGATGGCCAGTTGCCTAGCATACTTATGGGTCATTTTTTTTTGGGATTCTCGCTTTTTCGACTGGCTTGTACAAACAGATCCATCGTTCGGATCGATGTGA
- a CDS encoding acyl-CoA thioesterase, with translation MYGSETVVNININYRHPAFLHDTLCIESRLSKVGSRSAVIRQTVINKKSAVPIADADVTFVMLDAKSQKAALLEGRLKETLLQTIGPESSLETG, from the coding sequence GTGTACGGTAGTGAAACCGTGGTCAACATTAACATCAACTATCGACACCCCGCTTTTCTGCATGACACCCTTTGCATCGAATCCCGTCTTTCGAAAGTGGGCAGCCGGTCAGCGGTGATCCGCCAAACCGTCATAAATAAAAAAAGCGCCGTACCGATTGCCGATGCGGATGTTACGTTTGTCATGCTGGACGCGAAATCGCAAAAAGCGGCCCTGTTGGAAGGCAGATTGAAGGAGACCCTCCTCCAGACGATTGGCCCTGAATCTTCTTTGGAGACGGGGTGA
- the ssb gene encoding single-stranded DNA-binding protein, which yields MAGGINKVILVGNLGRDPEIRYTPDGRAVANFSIATSETWTDKNSGERREKTEWHRIVVFGKLAEICGEYLSKGRQVYIEGKLQTRKWQGQDGQDRYTTEVVVDMRGTMQMLGTRDGGGGGARGGYSGGYSGGAGAGPGGGAGAGRGANAGNNGGYPDQGYPQPPYPNDQEDDIPF from the coding sequence ATGGCAGGAGGCATCAATAAAGTTATTCTGGTCGGCAACCTCGGTCGGGATCCTGAAATCAGGTACACCCCCGATGGCAGGGCGGTGGCCAATTTTTCGATCGCCACCTCGGAAACGTGGACGGATAAAAACAGTGGCGAACGGCGCGAGAAAACCGAATGGCATCGCATTGTGGTGTTCGGCAAGCTGGCCGAAATCTGCGGCGAGTACCTCTCCAAGGGCCGCCAGGTCTACATCGAAGGCAAACTCCAGACCCGCAAGTGGCAGGGCCAGGACGGCCAGGATCGCTACACCACCGAAGTCGTGGTGGATATGCGAGGCACCATGCAGATGCTCGGTACCCGCGATGGCGGTGGTGGTGGTGCAAGGGGCGGATACAGTGGCGGGTACAGCGGCGGGGCCGGTGCCGGTCCCGGAGGTGGTGCTGGAGCCGGTCGCGGCGCAAACGCCGGCAACAACGGCGGTTACCCGGACCAGGGATATCCCCAACCGCCCTATCCCAACGACCAGGAAGACGATATCCCGTTCTGA
- a CDS encoding DUF362 domain-containing protein, producing MATIRGTVAEMLSSAEAPAIRPGSRVLIKPNFLQPAPPEKAVTTHPSILRAAVEFALDQGARVQIADSPATGSFTKLLKKGGYTESLKGLEVTIGPFERTTLVDVGEPFGTIDVASDALEADVVINLAKLKTHAQMMLTLGVKNLFGCIVGLEKPKWHMRTGVDRHMFGRLIVSVYEAVKPAYTIVDGILAMEGQGPGKSGTPRELGLLFGGRDAHAVDHVICLQVGMDPETLETQRNAREMGLYDGSVHVNGDLAILDDFQFPELGTLTMGPDFLGRFVRRFVIQQPTVNNQICKLCGECWKYCPAEAISYTDRGISFNTDTCIRCYCCLEVCPHAAIRARQPLAGSIIEWLRSKF from the coding sequence ATGGCAACCATTCGTGGGACGGTTGCCGAAATGCTCTCCTCGGCTGAAGCGCCGGCCATCAGGCCGGGCAGCCGGGTGCTGATCAAGCCCAATTTTCTTCAGCCGGCGCCGCCGGAAAAGGCGGTGACCACCCATCCATCAATCCTGCGCGCCGCTGTCGAGTTTGCCCTGGATCAAGGCGCCCGCGTGCAAATCGCGGACAGCCCGGCCACCGGCAGTTTCACGAAACTGCTCAAAAAAGGCGGTTACACCGAGAGCCTCAAGGGCCTCGAAGTGACCATCGGCCCCTTCGAGCGGACCACTTTGGTGGATGTGGGCGAACCTTTCGGAACGATCGATGTGGCCAGCGACGCCCTGGAAGCCGATGTGGTGATCAACCTGGCCAAGCTTAAAACCCATGCTCAGATGATGCTCACCCTGGGGGTAAAAAACCTGTTCGGCTGTATTGTCGGCCTGGAAAAACCCAAATGGCATATGCGCACCGGTGTGGACCGGCACATGTTCGGCCGCCTGATCGTCAGCGTCTACGAGGCGGTCAAACCGGCCTACACCATCGTGGACGGCATTCTGGCCATGGAGGGACAGGGCCCGGGCAAGAGCGGCACCCCCCGGGAATTGGGTTTGCTGTTCGGCGGCAGGGATGCCCATGCCGTGGATCATGTCATCTGCCTGCAGGTGGGCATGGATCCCGAAACCCTGGAAACCCAGCGCAATGCCAGGGAAATGGGACTTTACGACGGCAGCGTGCACGTCAACGGCGACCTGGCGATTCTGGACGACTTCCAGTTTCCGGAACTGGGCACCCTGACCATGGGGCCCGATTTCTTGGGCCGCTTCGTGCGCCGGTTCGTCATCCAGCAGCCGACGGTGAACAACCAGATCTGCAAACTGTGCGGCGAGTGCTGGAAATACTGCCCGGCCGAGGCGATTTCCTATACCGACCGGGGCATTTCGTTCAACACGGACACCTGCATCCGCTGCTACTGCTGCCTGGAAGTGTGTCCCCATGCCGCCATCCGGGCCAGACAGCCGCTGGCCGGCAGCATCATCGAATGGTTGCGCAGCAAGTTTTGA
- a CDS encoding THUMP domain-containing class I SAM-dependent RNA methyltransferase has product MNEEKETIRSRALEKRIRRHVAGRTREYFAAVPPGFEAGCRQELIDLGLDPAGVTVEAGGIGFTGRLMDCLRANLYLRTATRVLMRIGDFRATNRRRLEKKSAEIAWELFLEPGPLPAIKVSSHRSRLYHTAAIAQTIRSGIARRLNAAPPSSPGTGIPQTLFARLVEDRLTLSLDSSGEPLYKRGFKMGAARAPLRETLAAAILMAAGYDPSNPLVDPMCGSGSFSLEAAMQAKHMAPGVNRPFAFQGWPAYSENQWAFLKREAEEQVVHLDRPRIFASDIDAGACARLSKTIAGNAMDDAVRVTPKNIFDCRGDQYGEGPGLVTINPPYGIRIGSATQAGELFMAIGRHLGRHFKGWQVALIAPERKLAHQLPFAAKRLPLLHGGLKLTLVVGTINA; this is encoded by the coding sequence ATGAATGAGGAAAAAGAGACCATCCGCAGCCGTGCCCTTGAGAAACGGATTCGCCGTCATGTGGCCGGCAGAACCCGGGAATACTTTGCCGCTGTGCCACCCGGCTTTGAGGCGGGCTGCCGCCAGGAGCTGATCGATCTGGGGCTCGACCCGGCTGGCGTTACGGTCGAAGCGGGCGGGATCGGCTTCACCGGCCGTCTGATGGACTGCCTACGCGCCAACCTGTACCTGCGCACGGCCACGCGCGTGCTCATGCGCATTGGTGACTTCCGTGCCACCAACCGGCGCCGTTTGGAAAAGAAAAGCGCCGAGATCGCCTGGGAGCTTTTTCTGGAACCGGGGCCCCTGCCGGCAATCAAGGTGAGCAGCCACCGTTCCCGGCTCTACCACACCGCGGCCATCGCCCAGACCATTCGGTCGGGCATTGCCCGCCGGCTGAATGCAGCACCACCGTCGTCTCCGGGGACCGGCATCCCGCAGACCCTTTTCGCGCGCCTTGTGGAAGATCGTCTCACCCTCTCCCTGGACAGCAGCGGCGAGCCCCTTTACAAACGCGGTTTCAAGATGGGGGCGGCCCGGGCTCCCCTGCGGGAAACCCTGGCCGCGGCGATTCTCATGGCGGCCGGCTATGATCCATCGAACCCACTGGTGGATCCCATGTGCGGGTCCGGGTCCTTCTCCTTGGAGGCGGCCATGCAGGCCAAGCACATGGCCCCGGGGGTGAACCGGCCGTTTGCCTTCCAGGGCTGGCCGGCGTATAGCGAAAACCAGTGGGCATTTTTGAAACGGGAGGCAGAAGAACAGGTAGTGCACCTGGACCGGCCGCGAATTTTTGCATCGGATATCGATGCCGGAGCCTGCGCACGGCTATCCAAGACCATTGCCGGCAACGCCATGGACGATGCGGTCCGGGTCACCCCCAAAAATATCTTTGATTGCCGAGGGGATCAGTATGGTGAAGGGCCTGGCCTGGTGACGATCAACCCACCCTATGGCATCCGTATCGGATCGGCCACGCAGGCCGGCGAGCTGTTCATGGCGATCGGCCGGCACCTGGGGCGGCATTTCAAAGGCTGGCAGGTGGCCCTGATCGCACCCGAGCGCAAATTGGCCCATCAACTGCCGTTTGCGGCCAAACGCCTGCCGCTGCTGCACGGCGGGTTGAAACTGACGCTGGTGGTGGGAACCATCAACGCCTGA
- a CDS encoding glutamine--tRNA ligase/YqeY domain fusion protein has translation MTENDAAPGTHFIKAIIEADLAANKNDGKVATRFPPEPNGYLHIGHAKSICLNFGMAETFRGTCNLRFDDTNPTKEDVEYVDAIMDDVRWLGFDWDDRLHYASDYFEQLYGFAVQLIEAGKAYVDDQSAGEIRSNRGTLTQPGTDSPWRGRSIDENRDLFQRMRAGEFEDGSRVLRAKIDMAHPNLIMRDPTLYRIRKTDHHRTGDAWCIYPMYDFTHCLSDSLEGITHSLCTLEFENNRPLYDWVLDNVDAPCHPQQIEFARLNLNYSVLSKRKLIQLVEEGHVDGWDDPRMPTICGLRRRGFTPESIRGFCDRIGLAKRDSVVDVALLEFSIREDLNRRAPRVMGVLNPLKVVIENYPADQTDELDAVNNPEDPDAGVRKVPFSREIYIEHDDFMENPPKKFFRLAPGREVRLRYAFFITCTDVIKDATTGEVIELRCTYDPATRGGDAPDGRKVKATLHWVSAAHAVDAEVRLYDRLFDKANPDEKVDGKTYKDFINPKALEVLKGCKLEPCLADVGPGYFCQFERMGYFCVDAKDSAPGALVFNRTVTLRDEWAKLKKK, from the coding sequence ATGACCGAAAATGACGCTGCACCGGGAACCCATTTCATCAAGGCCATCATCGAGGCGGATCTTGCGGCCAATAAGAACGATGGCAAGGTGGCCACCCGGTTTCCGCCGGAACCCAACGGCTACCTGCACATCGGCCACGCCAAGTCGATCTGCCTCAATTTCGGGATGGCCGAAACCTTCAGGGGCACCTGCAACCTGCGTTTTGACGACACCAACCCCACCAAAGAGGACGTGGAGTATGTGGACGCTATCATGGATGATGTGCGCTGGCTGGGGTTTGACTGGGACGACCGCCTTCACTACGCATCGGACTATTTCGAACAACTTTACGGCTTTGCCGTCCAGCTGATCGAAGCCGGCAAGGCATATGTGGACGATCAGAGTGCCGGTGAGATCCGGTCCAACCGCGGCACCCTGACCCAGCCGGGCACGGATAGCCCCTGGCGGGGTCGCAGCATCGACGAAAACCGGGATCTTTTCCAGCGCATGCGCGCCGGTGAATTCGAAGACGGTTCCCGTGTGCTGCGGGCCAAGATCGACATGGCCCATCCCAACCTGATCATGCGCGATCCGACCCTGTACCGGATCCGCAAAACCGATCACCACCGCACCGGGGACGCGTGGTGCATCTACCCCATGTACGATTTTACTCACTGCCTGTCGGACAGCCTGGAAGGGATCACCCACAGTCTTTGCACCCTGGAGTTCGAAAACAACCGCCCGCTGTATGACTGGGTGCTGGACAACGTGGATGCCCCCTGCCATCCCCAGCAGATCGAGTTTGCCCGCTTGAACCTGAACTATTCGGTGCTGAGCAAGCGCAAACTGATCCAGCTGGTCGAAGAAGGGCACGTTGACGGCTGGGACGATCCGCGCATGCCGACCATCTGCGGCCTGCGGCGCCGGGGGTTTACGCCTGAGTCGATCCGCGGCTTCTGTGACCGCATCGGCCTGGCCAAACGGGACAGCGTGGTGGACGTGGCCCTTTTGGAGTTCAGCATCCGCGAGGACCTCAACCGGCGGGCCCCCCGGGTGATGGGCGTGCTGAACCCGCTGAAAGTGGTCATCGAAAACTACCCTGCCGACCAGACCGACGAGCTGGACGCGGTCAACAACCCCGAAGATCCCGATGCCGGGGTCCGCAAGGTGCCCTTCTCCCGGGAGATCTACATCGAACACGACGATTTCATGGAAAACCCGCCCAAGAAATTCTTCCGTCTGGCACCGGGCCGGGAGGTGCGCCTGCGCTACGCTTTCTTCATCACCTGCACCGATGTGATCAAGGATGCGACCACCGGTGAAGTGATCGAGCTGCGCTGCACTTACGATCCGGCCACCCGTGGTGGCGACGCCCCGGACGGCCGCAAAGTCAAGGCCACCCTGCACTGGGTGTCGGCCGCCCATGCGGTGGATGCGGAGGTCCGCCTGTACGACCGTCTCTTCGACAAGGCCAACCCGGATGAAAAGGTGGACGGCAAAACCTACAAGGATTTCATCAATCCCAAGGCCCTCGAGGTGCTCAAGGGTTGCAAACTGGAGCCCTGCCTGGCCGATGTGGGACCGGGTTACTTCTGCCAGTTCGAACGCATGGGCTATTTCTGCGTGGATGCCAAGGATTCGGCCCCTGGCGCCCTGGTCTTCAACCGTACGGTGACCCTGAGAGACGAATGGGCCAAGCTGAAGAAAAAATAG
- the rlmN gene encoding 23S rRNA (adenine(2503)-C(2))-methyltransferase RlmN yields the protein MKILEQTHDQFADAFLRRYGKGTHYSTPVYRHVMQTGGTGLDRLPIFSQMPELAGRLQRDLVLDAGPVVNQVEDHGVIKFVTRLADGLEIESVVIPMFRRFTLCVSSQVGCRMGCRFCRTGKMGLMRHLTTAEIVGQVFAARHRLGVDVRNVVFMGMGEPLDNLESVLPAIRVLGDQRGLDIARRHMTVSTAGLIDGIDRLARIDGAPVNLAISLNAPNDAIRSRLMPVNRAMPMADLQAALRRYPLSRKGAIFVEYVLIEGINDQQAHAQALARYLAPLNAKLNLIPYNPAPGSDLKAPSPSTYERFLGWLVAERVFVRRRGEKGGRIMAACGQLGGRECCASGTCL from the coding sequence ATGAAAATTTTAGAGCAGACCCACGACCAGTTTGCCGACGCGTTTCTGCGGCGCTACGGCAAGGGCACTCACTACAGCACGCCGGTCTACCGCCATGTGATGCAGACCGGCGGCACGGGGTTGGATCGCCTGCCAATTTTTTCCCAAATGCCTGAACTGGCCGGGCGCCTGCAGCGCGATCTGGTTCTGGATGCGGGACCGGTGGTGAATCAGGTCGAAGATCACGGGGTGATCAAATTCGTCACCCGCCTGGCCGATGGCCTGGAGATCGAGTCGGTGGTGATTCCCATGTTCAGGCGCTTTACCCTGTGCGTGTCCAGTCAGGTGGGCTGCCGCATGGGCTGCCGGTTCTGCCGGACCGGCAAGATGGGGTTGATGCGTCATCTGACCACGGCCGAGATCGTCGGCCAGGTCTTTGCCGCCCGCCACCGGTTGGGTGTCGACGTCCGGAATGTGGTGTTCATGGGGATGGGGGAGCCGCTGGACAACCTGGAAAGTGTTTTGCCGGCTATCCGGGTATTGGGCGACCAGCGCGGCCTGGACATCGCCCGGCGCCACATGACCGTATCCACCGCCGGCCTGATCGACGGTATCGACCGCCTGGCCCGCATCGACGGTGCACCGGTCAACCTGGCAATTTCACTCAACGCCCCGAATGATGCGATCCGTTCGCGCCTCATGCCCGTCAACCGGGCCATGCCCATGGCCGACCTGCAGGCGGCCCTGCGGCGCTATCCGCTTTCCCGAAAAGGCGCAATTTTCGTGGAGTACGTTCTTATCGAAGGAATCAACGATCAACAGGCCCATGCCCAGGCACTGGCCCGATACCTGGCACCGTTGAATGCCAAACTGAACCTGATTCCTTACAACCCGGCACCCGGGTCCGATCTGAAAGCCCCGTCGCCGTCAACCTACGAGCGGTTCCTCGGCTGGCTGGTGGCCGAACGGGTCTTTGTCCGGCGGCGTGGTGAAAAAGGGGGACGCATCATGGCGGCATGCGGCCAACTGGGTGGCAGGGAATGTTGCGCTTCCGGAACGTGTCTGTGA
- a CDS encoding NAD(P)/FAD-dependent oxidoreductase — protein sequence MLKLGEKGAILQRDKETYAIAPHIPCGVVTPQLLRTIADVAEKYNAQAIKLTGATRVAIVGLKEEDIDAAWNELQLDKGAAVGLCVRSVRACPGATFCRLGKQDALGMGMALDKKYHSMQLPGKFKMAVSGCKLACSESWVRDIGLIGQKEGWQLVIGGNVGAEPRIAQVLASGLDDAQVMTAIEKTVQCYADIAKKGERLGKVIDRLGLEPFQDALN from the coding sequence ATGCTCAAATTGGGTGAAAAAGGAGCGATTCTACAACGTGACAAGGAAACATACGCGATTGCCCCTCATATTCCCTGCGGGGTGGTCACCCCCCAGTTGCTGCGGACCATTGCCGACGTGGCAGAAAAATACAACGCGCAGGCCATCAAACTGACCGGTGCGACCCGGGTGGCCATTGTGGGTCTCAAAGAGGAAGACATCGATGCCGCCTGGAACGAACTGCAGCTTGACAAAGGTGCCGCCGTGGGTCTTTGTGTGCGTAGCGTGCGCGCCTGTCCGGGAGCCACCTTCTGCCGCCTGGGAAAACAGGATGCCTTGGGCATGGGAATGGCCCTGGATAAGAAATACCACAGCATGCAACTGCCCGGAAAATTCAAGATGGCCGTCAGCGGCTGTAAGCTGGCCTGCTCGGAGTCGTGGGTTCGGGACATCGGCCTGATCGGACAAAAAGAGGGGTGGCAGCTGGTTATCGGCGGAAATGTGGGTGCCGAGCCGCGCATTGCCCAGGTGTTGGCCAGCGGTTTGGATGACGCACAGGTGATGACGGCCATCGAAAAAACCGTCCAATGCTATGCAGACATTGCCAAAAAAGGCGAGCGCCTCGGCAAGGTGATTGATCGCCTGGGTCTGGAGCCGTTTCAGGATGCGTTGAACTGA